A DNA window from Labrus mixtus chromosome 4, fLabMix1.1, whole genome shotgun sequence contains the following coding sequences:
- the bicd1a gene encoding protein bicaudal D homolog 1 isoform X1, whose protein sequence is MAAGAACGESVDQYRAEVERLTAELAEANREKIRAAECGLVVLEENQALKLKYADLETEQETLRKELEQLQEAFGQAYTNQRKVAEDGETNEETLLQESACKEAYYMDRLLELQTEVTLSRSVASNAQSENERLNALVQELKESNEMLELQRSRMREEIKEYKFRETRLLQDYTELEEENITLQKLVSTLKQSQVEYEGLKHEIKVLEEETVLLNSQLEDALRLKDISEGQLEEALDALKSEREQKNNLRKELAHHISLSDSVYGAGAHLALTVTGVEGLKFPDETNGTNGTNGSAIPAANGNNEDSNRRNGHLHAGTGLAKMNGEFRSGRKGDGLLPVPDLFSELNLSEMQKLKQQLLQVECEKAALLMNLQESQTQLQHTQGALSEQSERVHRLTERVNTMKCLNGDKELDDPRESEKPDGGSISPPTNGHHDPDIHGFQILECKYKVAVTEVIDLKAELKVLKEKYNQAVEGQGDGHSDDRAHALTEQQVTHLERSYRESRERVASLEAELRAATSTTTESQGMLNAAQDELVTFSEELAQLYHHVCLCNNETPNRVMLDYYRQSRITRNGSLKGSDDPRALLSPRLARRLAAASAACSSDSPRSPMDSPSKDAHHSETSTHMADSSSCHSSPTRNPPGSPSISISPCPSPVPSEGGGDLRKEPMNIYNLNAIIRDQIKHLQRAVDRSLQLSRQRAAARELAPMLDKDKELCMEEILKLKSLLSTKREQIATLRLVLKANKQTAEVALANLKSKYENEKAMVTETMMKLRNELKALKEDAATFSSLRAMFATRCDEYVTQLDEMQRQLAAAEDEKKTLNSLLRMAIQQKLALTQRLEDLEFDHEQTYRGRGAKVPKIKSSPPKFLVDCQQPAASVPSLSPQLRRGRASRARSLKLLADHAVLSSRSSLLSPCDPRYCLTKQPQPPGT, encoded by the exons gCGTTTGGCCAGGCTTACACCAACCAGCGTAAGGTGGCAGAGGACGGGGAGACCAATGAGGAGACGTTGCTGCAGGAGTCGGCCTGTAAGGAGGCGTACTACATGGACCGTCTGCTGGAGCTGCAGACGGAGGTGACGCTGAGTCGCTCTGTGGCGTCCAACGCCCAGTCTGAGAACGAGAGGCTTAACGCACTCGTGCAGGAGCTGAAAGAG AGTAACGAGATGTTGGAGCTGCAGCGGAGCAGGATGAGGGAGGAGATCAAGGAGTACAAGTTCAGAGAGACCCGGCTGCTCCAGGATTACAccgagctggaggaggagaacatcACTCTGCAGAAGCTGGTGTCCACCCTCAAGCAGAGCCAG GTGGAGTACGAGGGACTGAAACACGAGATAAAGGTTTTAGAGGAGGAGACCGTTCTTCTCAACAGCCAGCTGGAGGACGCGCTACGCCTGAAGGACATTTCTGAGGGTCAGCTGGAGGAGGCTCTGGACGCCCTGAAGAGCGAGCGTGAGCAGAAGAACAATCTGAGGAAGGAGCTGGCCCACCACATCAGCCTGAGTGACAGCGTCTACGGGGCGGGGGCCCATCTGGCGCTCACTGTCACCGGGGTCGAGGGTCTCAAGTTCCCGGATGAGACGAACGGGACCAACGGGACCAACGGCAGCGCAATCCCTGCTGCTAACGGCAACAATGAGGACAGCAACCGCCGCAACGGCCACCTCCACGCTGGCACCGGATTGGCTAAGATGAACGGGGAGTTTAGATCAGGCAGGAAAGGAGACGGCCTGCTTCCTGTGCCTGACCTGTTCAGTGAGCTCAACCTGTCGGAGATGCAGAAGCTCAAACAGCAGCTGCTACAG GTGGAGTGTGAGAAGGCGGCGCTGCTCATGAACCTGCAGGAGTCCCAGACGCAGCTGCAGCACACGCAGGGCGCCCTGAGTGAGCAGAGCGAGCGAGTCCATCGCCTCACAGAGCGCGTCAACACCATGAAGTGTCTGAACGGAGACAAAGAGCTCGATGACCCGCGGGAGAGTGAGAAGCCTGACGGCGGCTCCATATCGCCGCCAACCAACGGTCACCATGATCCTGATATCCACGGGTTCCAGATCCTGGAGTGTAAGTACAAGGTGGCGGTGACTGAGGTGATCGACCTGAAGGCAGAGCTCAAAGTCCTGAAGGAGAAGTACAACCAGGCTGTGGAGGGTCAGGGAGACGGCCACAGTGACGACAGGGCCCACGCTCTCACTGAGCAG CAGGTAACTCATTTGGAGCGCAGTTATCGGGAGAGCAGGGAGAGGGTGGCGAGCCTGGAGGCAGAGCTGCGAGCAGCCACGAGCACGACCACAGAGAGTCAGGGCATGCTGAACGCAGCACAGGATGAGCTGGTCACCTTCAGTGAGGAGCTGGCTCAGCTCTATCACCACGTCTGTCTGTGCAACAACGAGACACCGAACCGCGTCATGCTGGACTACTACCGACAGAGTCGCATCACACGCAACGGCAGCCTGAAGGGCTCAGACGACCCGCGGGCTCTGCTCTCACCTCGCCTGGCGCGTCGTCTCGCAGCAGCGTCCGCAGCCTGCTCCTCCGACTCGCCGCGCAGTCCCATGGACTCGCCATCCAAAGACGCGCATCACAGTGAGACATCGACACACATGGCAGACTCTTCATCGTGCCATAGCAGCCCCACACGCAACCCCCCAGGCTCCCCATCCATCAGCATCTCTCCCTGCCCGTCTCCAGTGCCCTCAGAGGGCGGCGGGGACCTGCGGAAGGAGCCAATGAACATCTACAACCTGAACGCCATCATCAGGGACCAGATCAAACACCTGCAGAGGGCTGTAGACCGCTCGCTGCAGCTGTCCAGGCAGAGGGCCGCAGCCAGGGAGCTGGCTCCGATGCTTGACAAGGACAAAGAGTTGTGCATGGAGGAGATCCTCAAACTGAAGTCCTTACTCAGCACCAAGAGGGAGCAGATAGCCACACTCAGGCTGGTGCTGAAGGCCAACAAACAG ACAGCAGAGGTTGCCCTGGCAAACTTGAAAAGTAAGTATGAGAATGAAAAGGCGATGGTGACTGAGACCATGATGAAGCTGAGGAACGAGCTGAAGGCTCTGAAAGAAGACGCCGCCACCTTCTCGTCTCTCAGGGCCATGTTTGCCACAAG ATGTGACGAGTATGTTACACAGCTGGATGAGATGCAGAGGCAGCTGGCGGCGGCAGAGGATGAGAAAAAGACGTTGAACTCCCTCCTCCGGATGGCCATCCAGCAGAAACTGGCCCTGACCCAGCGGCTGGAGGATCTAGAGTTTGACCACGAGCAGACCTACCGAGGCCGCGGCGCTAAAGTGCCCAAGATAAAAAGCAGCCCGCCCAAA TTTCTTGTAGATTGTCAGCAGCCTGCTGCCTCAGTACCGTCACTCTCCCCACAACTAAGGCGAGGGAGAGCCTCCCGAGCCCGCAG TCTTAAATTATTGGCAGACCACGCAGTCCTGTCGAGCAGAAGCAGCCTTCTCTCCCCCTGCGACCCTCGTTACTGTCTCACCAAGCAGCCCCAGCCCCCCGGCACCTAA
- the bicd1a gene encoding protein bicaudal D homolog 1 isoform X2, with protein sequence MAAGAACGESVDQYRAEVERLTAELAEANREKIRAAECGLVVLEENQALKLKYADLETEQETLRKELEQLQEAFGQAYTNQRKVAEDGETNEETLLQESACKEAYYMDRLLELQTEVTLSRSVASNAQSENERLNALVQELKESNEMLELQRSRMREEIKEYKFRETRLLQDYTELEEENITLQKLVSTLKQSQVEYEGLKHEIKVLEEETVLLNSQLEDALRLKDISEGQLEEALDALKSEREQKNNLRKELAHHISLSDSVYGAGAHLALTVTGVEGLKFPDETNGTNGTNGSAIPAANGNNEDSNRRNGHLHAGTGLAKMNGEFRSGRKGDGLLPVPDLFSELNLSEMQKLKQQLLQVECEKAALLMNLQESQTQLQHTQGALSEQSERVHRLTERVNTMKCLNGDKELDDPRESEKPDGGSISPPTNGHHDPDIHGFQILECKYKVAVTEVIDLKAELKVLKEKYNQAVEGQGDGHSDDRAHALTEQVTHLERSYRESRERVASLEAELRAATSTTTESQGMLNAAQDELVTFSEELAQLYHHVCLCNNETPNRVMLDYYRQSRITRNGSLKGSDDPRALLSPRLARRLAAASAACSSDSPRSPMDSPSKDAHHSETSTHMADSSSCHSSPTRNPPGSPSISISPCPSPVPSEGGGDLRKEPMNIYNLNAIIRDQIKHLQRAVDRSLQLSRQRAAARELAPMLDKDKELCMEEILKLKSLLSTKREQIATLRLVLKANKQTAEVALANLKSKYENEKAMVTETMMKLRNELKALKEDAATFSSLRAMFATRCDEYVTQLDEMQRQLAAAEDEKKTLNSLLRMAIQQKLALTQRLEDLEFDHEQTYRGRGAKVPKIKSSPPKFLVDCQQPAASVPSLSPQLRRGRASRARSLKLLADHAVLSSRSSLLSPCDPRYCLTKQPQPPGT encoded by the exons gCGTTTGGCCAGGCTTACACCAACCAGCGTAAGGTGGCAGAGGACGGGGAGACCAATGAGGAGACGTTGCTGCAGGAGTCGGCCTGTAAGGAGGCGTACTACATGGACCGTCTGCTGGAGCTGCAGACGGAGGTGACGCTGAGTCGCTCTGTGGCGTCCAACGCCCAGTCTGAGAACGAGAGGCTTAACGCACTCGTGCAGGAGCTGAAAGAG AGTAACGAGATGTTGGAGCTGCAGCGGAGCAGGATGAGGGAGGAGATCAAGGAGTACAAGTTCAGAGAGACCCGGCTGCTCCAGGATTACAccgagctggaggaggagaacatcACTCTGCAGAAGCTGGTGTCCACCCTCAAGCAGAGCCAG GTGGAGTACGAGGGACTGAAACACGAGATAAAGGTTTTAGAGGAGGAGACCGTTCTTCTCAACAGCCAGCTGGAGGACGCGCTACGCCTGAAGGACATTTCTGAGGGTCAGCTGGAGGAGGCTCTGGACGCCCTGAAGAGCGAGCGTGAGCAGAAGAACAATCTGAGGAAGGAGCTGGCCCACCACATCAGCCTGAGTGACAGCGTCTACGGGGCGGGGGCCCATCTGGCGCTCACTGTCACCGGGGTCGAGGGTCTCAAGTTCCCGGATGAGACGAACGGGACCAACGGGACCAACGGCAGCGCAATCCCTGCTGCTAACGGCAACAATGAGGACAGCAACCGCCGCAACGGCCACCTCCACGCTGGCACCGGATTGGCTAAGATGAACGGGGAGTTTAGATCAGGCAGGAAAGGAGACGGCCTGCTTCCTGTGCCTGACCTGTTCAGTGAGCTCAACCTGTCGGAGATGCAGAAGCTCAAACAGCAGCTGCTACAG GTGGAGTGTGAGAAGGCGGCGCTGCTCATGAACCTGCAGGAGTCCCAGACGCAGCTGCAGCACACGCAGGGCGCCCTGAGTGAGCAGAGCGAGCGAGTCCATCGCCTCACAGAGCGCGTCAACACCATGAAGTGTCTGAACGGAGACAAAGAGCTCGATGACCCGCGGGAGAGTGAGAAGCCTGACGGCGGCTCCATATCGCCGCCAACCAACGGTCACCATGATCCTGATATCCACGGGTTCCAGATCCTGGAGTGTAAGTACAAGGTGGCGGTGACTGAGGTGATCGACCTGAAGGCAGAGCTCAAAGTCCTGAAGGAGAAGTACAACCAGGCTGTGGAGGGTCAGGGAGACGGCCACAGTGACGACAGGGCCCACGCTCTCACTGAGCAG GTAACTCATTTGGAGCGCAGTTATCGGGAGAGCAGGGAGAGGGTGGCGAGCCTGGAGGCAGAGCTGCGAGCAGCCACGAGCACGACCACAGAGAGTCAGGGCATGCTGAACGCAGCACAGGATGAGCTGGTCACCTTCAGTGAGGAGCTGGCTCAGCTCTATCACCACGTCTGTCTGTGCAACAACGAGACACCGAACCGCGTCATGCTGGACTACTACCGACAGAGTCGCATCACACGCAACGGCAGCCTGAAGGGCTCAGACGACCCGCGGGCTCTGCTCTCACCTCGCCTGGCGCGTCGTCTCGCAGCAGCGTCCGCAGCCTGCTCCTCCGACTCGCCGCGCAGTCCCATGGACTCGCCATCCAAAGACGCGCATCACAGTGAGACATCGACACACATGGCAGACTCTTCATCGTGCCATAGCAGCCCCACACGCAACCCCCCAGGCTCCCCATCCATCAGCATCTCTCCCTGCCCGTCTCCAGTGCCCTCAGAGGGCGGCGGGGACCTGCGGAAGGAGCCAATGAACATCTACAACCTGAACGCCATCATCAGGGACCAGATCAAACACCTGCAGAGGGCTGTAGACCGCTCGCTGCAGCTGTCCAGGCAGAGGGCCGCAGCCAGGGAGCTGGCTCCGATGCTTGACAAGGACAAAGAGTTGTGCATGGAGGAGATCCTCAAACTGAAGTCCTTACTCAGCACCAAGAGGGAGCAGATAGCCACACTCAGGCTGGTGCTGAAGGCCAACAAACAG ACAGCAGAGGTTGCCCTGGCAAACTTGAAAAGTAAGTATGAGAATGAAAAGGCGATGGTGACTGAGACCATGATGAAGCTGAGGAACGAGCTGAAGGCTCTGAAAGAAGACGCCGCCACCTTCTCGTCTCTCAGGGCCATGTTTGCCACAAG ATGTGACGAGTATGTTACACAGCTGGATGAGATGCAGAGGCAGCTGGCGGCGGCAGAGGATGAGAAAAAGACGTTGAACTCCCTCCTCCGGATGGCCATCCAGCAGAAACTGGCCCTGACCCAGCGGCTGGAGGATCTAGAGTTTGACCACGAGCAGACCTACCGAGGCCGCGGCGCTAAAGTGCCCAAGATAAAAAGCAGCCCGCCCAAA TTTCTTGTAGATTGTCAGCAGCCTGCTGCCTCAGTACCGTCACTCTCCCCACAACTAAGGCGAGGGAGAGCCTCCCGAGCCCGCAG TCTTAAATTATTGGCAGACCACGCAGTCCTGTCGAGCAGAAGCAGCCTTCTCTCCCCCTGCGACCCTCGTTACTGTCTCACCAAGCAGCCCCAGCCCCCCGGCACCTAA
- the bicd1a gene encoding protein bicaudal D homolog 1 isoform X4, with product MAAGAACGESVDQYRAEVERLTAELAEANREKIRAAECGLVVLEENQALKLKYADLETEQETLRKELEQLQEAFGQAYTNQRKVAEDGETNEETLLQESACKEAYYMDRLLELQTEVTLSRSVASNAQSENERLNALVQELKESNEMLELQRSRMREEIKEYKFRETRLLQDYTELEEENITLQKLVSTLKQSQVEYEGLKHEIKVLEEETVLLNSQLEDALRLKDISEGQLEEALDALKSEREQKNNLRKELAHHISLSDSVYGAGAHLALTVTGVEGLKFPDETNGTNGTNGSAIPAANGNNEDSNRRNGHLHAGTGLAKMNGEFRSGRKGDGLLPVPDLFSELNLSEMQKLKQQLLQVECEKAALLMNLQESQTQLQHTQGALSEQSERVHRLTERVNTMKCLNGDKELDDPRESEKPDGGSISPPTNGHHDPDIHGFQILECKYKVAVTEVIDLKAELKVLKEKYNQAVEGQGDGHSDDRAHALTEQQVTHLERSYRESRERVASLEAELRAATSTTTESQGMLNAAQDELVTFSEELAQLYHHVCLCNNETPNRVMLDYYRQSRITRNGSLKGSDDPRALLSPRLARRLAAASAACSSDSPRSPMDSPSKDAHHSETSTHMADSSSCHSSPTRNPPGSPSISISPCPSPVPSEGGGDLRKEPMNIYNLNAIIRDQIKHLQRAVDRSLQLSRQRAAARELAPMLDKDKELCMEEILKLKSLLSTKREQIATLRLVLKANKQTAEVALANLKSKYENEKAMVTETMMKLRNELKALKEDAATFSSLRAMFATRCDEYVTQLDEMQRQLAAAEDEKKTLNSLLRMAIQQKLALTQRLEDLEFDHEQTYRGRGAKVPKIKSSPPKS from the exons gCGTTTGGCCAGGCTTACACCAACCAGCGTAAGGTGGCAGAGGACGGGGAGACCAATGAGGAGACGTTGCTGCAGGAGTCGGCCTGTAAGGAGGCGTACTACATGGACCGTCTGCTGGAGCTGCAGACGGAGGTGACGCTGAGTCGCTCTGTGGCGTCCAACGCCCAGTCTGAGAACGAGAGGCTTAACGCACTCGTGCAGGAGCTGAAAGAG AGTAACGAGATGTTGGAGCTGCAGCGGAGCAGGATGAGGGAGGAGATCAAGGAGTACAAGTTCAGAGAGACCCGGCTGCTCCAGGATTACAccgagctggaggaggagaacatcACTCTGCAGAAGCTGGTGTCCACCCTCAAGCAGAGCCAG GTGGAGTACGAGGGACTGAAACACGAGATAAAGGTTTTAGAGGAGGAGACCGTTCTTCTCAACAGCCAGCTGGAGGACGCGCTACGCCTGAAGGACATTTCTGAGGGTCAGCTGGAGGAGGCTCTGGACGCCCTGAAGAGCGAGCGTGAGCAGAAGAACAATCTGAGGAAGGAGCTGGCCCACCACATCAGCCTGAGTGACAGCGTCTACGGGGCGGGGGCCCATCTGGCGCTCACTGTCACCGGGGTCGAGGGTCTCAAGTTCCCGGATGAGACGAACGGGACCAACGGGACCAACGGCAGCGCAATCCCTGCTGCTAACGGCAACAATGAGGACAGCAACCGCCGCAACGGCCACCTCCACGCTGGCACCGGATTGGCTAAGATGAACGGGGAGTTTAGATCAGGCAGGAAAGGAGACGGCCTGCTTCCTGTGCCTGACCTGTTCAGTGAGCTCAACCTGTCGGAGATGCAGAAGCTCAAACAGCAGCTGCTACAG GTGGAGTGTGAGAAGGCGGCGCTGCTCATGAACCTGCAGGAGTCCCAGACGCAGCTGCAGCACACGCAGGGCGCCCTGAGTGAGCAGAGCGAGCGAGTCCATCGCCTCACAGAGCGCGTCAACACCATGAAGTGTCTGAACGGAGACAAAGAGCTCGATGACCCGCGGGAGAGTGAGAAGCCTGACGGCGGCTCCATATCGCCGCCAACCAACGGTCACCATGATCCTGATATCCACGGGTTCCAGATCCTGGAGTGTAAGTACAAGGTGGCGGTGACTGAGGTGATCGACCTGAAGGCAGAGCTCAAAGTCCTGAAGGAGAAGTACAACCAGGCTGTGGAGGGTCAGGGAGACGGCCACAGTGACGACAGGGCCCACGCTCTCACTGAGCAG CAGGTAACTCATTTGGAGCGCAGTTATCGGGAGAGCAGGGAGAGGGTGGCGAGCCTGGAGGCAGAGCTGCGAGCAGCCACGAGCACGACCACAGAGAGTCAGGGCATGCTGAACGCAGCACAGGATGAGCTGGTCACCTTCAGTGAGGAGCTGGCTCAGCTCTATCACCACGTCTGTCTGTGCAACAACGAGACACCGAACCGCGTCATGCTGGACTACTACCGACAGAGTCGCATCACACGCAACGGCAGCCTGAAGGGCTCAGACGACCCGCGGGCTCTGCTCTCACCTCGCCTGGCGCGTCGTCTCGCAGCAGCGTCCGCAGCCTGCTCCTCCGACTCGCCGCGCAGTCCCATGGACTCGCCATCCAAAGACGCGCATCACAGTGAGACATCGACACACATGGCAGACTCTTCATCGTGCCATAGCAGCCCCACACGCAACCCCCCAGGCTCCCCATCCATCAGCATCTCTCCCTGCCCGTCTCCAGTGCCCTCAGAGGGCGGCGGGGACCTGCGGAAGGAGCCAATGAACATCTACAACCTGAACGCCATCATCAGGGACCAGATCAAACACCTGCAGAGGGCTGTAGACCGCTCGCTGCAGCTGTCCAGGCAGAGGGCCGCAGCCAGGGAGCTGGCTCCGATGCTTGACAAGGACAAAGAGTTGTGCATGGAGGAGATCCTCAAACTGAAGTCCTTACTCAGCACCAAGAGGGAGCAGATAGCCACACTCAGGCTGGTGCTGAAGGCCAACAAACAG ACAGCAGAGGTTGCCCTGGCAAACTTGAAAAGTAAGTATGAGAATGAAAAGGCGATGGTGACTGAGACCATGATGAAGCTGAGGAACGAGCTGAAGGCTCTGAAAGAAGACGCCGCCACCTTCTCGTCTCTCAGGGCCATGTTTGCCACAAG ATGTGACGAGTATGTTACACAGCTGGATGAGATGCAGAGGCAGCTGGCGGCGGCAGAGGATGAGAAAAAGACGTTGAACTCCCTCCTCCGGATGGCCATCCAGCAGAAACTGGCCCTGACCCAGCGGCTGGAGGATCTAGAGTTTGACCACGAGCAGACCTACCGAGGCCGCGGCGCTAAAGTGCCCAAGATAAAAAGCAGCCCGCCCAAA TCTTAA
- the bicd1a gene encoding protein bicaudal D homolog 1 isoform X3 has protein sequence MAAGAACGESVDQYRAEVERLTAELAEANREKIRAAECGLVVLEENQALKLKYADLETEQETLRKELEQLQEAFGQAYTNQRKVAEDGETNEETLLQESACKEAYYMDRLLELQTEVTLSRSVASNAQSENERLNALVQELKESNEMLELQRSRMREEIKEYKFRETRLLQDYTELEEENITLQKLVSTLKQSQVEYEGLKHEIKVLEEETVLLNSQLEDALRLKDISEGQLEEALDALKSEREQKNNLRKELAHHISLSDSVYGAGAHLALTVTGVEGLKFPDETNGTNGTNGSAIPAANGNNEDSNRRNGHLHAGTGLAKMNGEFRSGRKGDGLLPVPDLFSELNLSEMQKLKQQLLQVECEKAALLMNLQESQTQLQHTQGALSEQSERVHRLTERVNTMKCLNGDKELDDPRESEKPDGGSISPPTNGHHDPDIHGFQILECKYKVAVTEVIDLKAELKVLKEKYNQAVEGQGDGHSDDRAHALTEQQVTHLERSYRESRERVASLEAELRAATSTTTESQGMLNAAQDELVTFSEELAQLYHHVCLCNNETPNRVMLDYYRQSRITRNGSLKGSDDPRALLSPRLARRLAAASAACSSDSPRSPMDSPSKDAHHSETSTHMADSSSCHSSPTRNPPGSPSISISPCPSPVPSEGGGDLRKEPMNIYNLNAIIRDQIKHLQRAVDRSLQLSRQRAAARELAPMLDKDKELCMEEILKLKSLLSTKREQIATLRLVLKANKQTAEVALANLKSKYENEKAMVTETMMKLRNELKALKEDAATFSSLRAMFATRCDEYVTQLDEMQRQLAAAEDEKKTLNSLLRMAIQQKLALTQRLEDLEFDHEQTYRGRGAKVPKIKSSPPKIVSSLLPQYRHSPHN, from the exons gCGTTTGGCCAGGCTTACACCAACCAGCGTAAGGTGGCAGAGGACGGGGAGACCAATGAGGAGACGTTGCTGCAGGAGTCGGCCTGTAAGGAGGCGTACTACATGGACCGTCTGCTGGAGCTGCAGACGGAGGTGACGCTGAGTCGCTCTGTGGCGTCCAACGCCCAGTCTGAGAACGAGAGGCTTAACGCACTCGTGCAGGAGCTGAAAGAG AGTAACGAGATGTTGGAGCTGCAGCGGAGCAGGATGAGGGAGGAGATCAAGGAGTACAAGTTCAGAGAGACCCGGCTGCTCCAGGATTACAccgagctggaggaggagaacatcACTCTGCAGAAGCTGGTGTCCACCCTCAAGCAGAGCCAG GTGGAGTACGAGGGACTGAAACACGAGATAAAGGTTTTAGAGGAGGAGACCGTTCTTCTCAACAGCCAGCTGGAGGACGCGCTACGCCTGAAGGACATTTCTGAGGGTCAGCTGGAGGAGGCTCTGGACGCCCTGAAGAGCGAGCGTGAGCAGAAGAACAATCTGAGGAAGGAGCTGGCCCACCACATCAGCCTGAGTGACAGCGTCTACGGGGCGGGGGCCCATCTGGCGCTCACTGTCACCGGGGTCGAGGGTCTCAAGTTCCCGGATGAGACGAACGGGACCAACGGGACCAACGGCAGCGCAATCCCTGCTGCTAACGGCAACAATGAGGACAGCAACCGCCGCAACGGCCACCTCCACGCTGGCACCGGATTGGCTAAGATGAACGGGGAGTTTAGATCAGGCAGGAAAGGAGACGGCCTGCTTCCTGTGCCTGACCTGTTCAGTGAGCTCAACCTGTCGGAGATGCAGAAGCTCAAACAGCAGCTGCTACAG GTGGAGTGTGAGAAGGCGGCGCTGCTCATGAACCTGCAGGAGTCCCAGACGCAGCTGCAGCACACGCAGGGCGCCCTGAGTGAGCAGAGCGAGCGAGTCCATCGCCTCACAGAGCGCGTCAACACCATGAAGTGTCTGAACGGAGACAAAGAGCTCGATGACCCGCGGGAGAGTGAGAAGCCTGACGGCGGCTCCATATCGCCGCCAACCAACGGTCACCATGATCCTGATATCCACGGGTTCCAGATCCTGGAGTGTAAGTACAAGGTGGCGGTGACTGAGGTGATCGACCTGAAGGCAGAGCTCAAAGTCCTGAAGGAGAAGTACAACCAGGCTGTGGAGGGTCAGGGAGACGGCCACAGTGACGACAGGGCCCACGCTCTCACTGAGCAG CAGGTAACTCATTTGGAGCGCAGTTATCGGGAGAGCAGGGAGAGGGTGGCGAGCCTGGAGGCAGAGCTGCGAGCAGCCACGAGCACGACCACAGAGAGTCAGGGCATGCTGAACGCAGCACAGGATGAGCTGGTCACCTTCAGTGAGGAGCTGGCTCAGCTCTATCACCACGTCTGTCTGTGCAACAACGAGACACCGAACCGCGTCATGCTGGACTACTACCGACAGAGTCGCATCACACGCAACGGCAGCCTGAAGGGCTCAGACGACCCGCGGGCTCTGCTCTCACCTCGCCTGGCGCGTCGTCTCGCAGCAGCGTCCGCAGCCTGCTCCTCCGACTCGCCGCGCAGTCCCATGGACTCGCCATCCAAAGACGCGCATCACAGTGAGACATCGACACACATGGCAGACTCTTCATCGTGCCATAGCAGCCCCACACGCAACCCCCCAGGCTCCCCATCCATCAGCATCTCTCCCTGCCCGTCTCCAGTGCCCTCAGAGGGCGGCGGGGACCTGCGGAAGGAGCCAATGAACATCTACAACCTGAACGCCATCATCAGGGACCAGATCAAACACCTGCAGAGGGCTGTAGACCGCTCGCTGCAGCTGTCCAGGCAGAGGGCCGCAGCCAGGGAGCTGGCTCCGATGCTTGACAAGGACAAAGAGTTGTGCATGGAGGAGATCCTCAAACTGAAGTCCTTACTCAGCACCAAGAGGGAGCAGATAGCCACACTCAGGCTGGTGCTGAAGGCCAACAAACAG ACAGCAGAGGTTGCCCTGGCAAACTTGAAAAGTAAGTATGAGAATGAAAAGGCGATGGTGACTGAGACCATGATGAAGCTGAGGAACGAGCTGAAGGCTCTGAAAGAAGACGCCGCCACCTTCTCGTCTCTCAGGGCCATGTTTGCCACAAG ATGTGACGAGTATGTTACACAGCTGGATGAGATGCAGAGGCAGCTGGCGGCGGCAGAGGATGAGAAAAAGACGTTGAACTCCCTCCTCCGGATGGCCATCCAGCAGAAACTGGCCCTGACCCAGCGGCTGGAGGATCTAGAGTTTGACCACGAGCAGACCTACCGAGGCCGCGGCGCTAAAGTGCCCAAGATAAAAAGCAGCCCGCCCAAA ATTGTCAGCAGCCTGCTGCCTCAGTACCGTCACTCTCCCCACAACTAA